The DNA region AGCACAACCAGCGAATCGTCCGCCGCGCCAAAGGCCTGCCGTGCCACGCTGCGCGGCCGTCCGGCGGCGGCCAGCAGTTCGGGCCGCAACGGGTAGCCGGTGACGACGAACTTGCGCGGCGCAAAATACGCCTGCGATTCGCCGGCGGTGGCCGCCACGCGCGTGGCCAGCCGCCCGAGCACCCGCACCGACAGCGCCGGCTCAATATCCGGCAGGTACACCACGAGCGGCACGCCGAGCATGCGCGCGGCGCAGGCGATCGGCACGGTGATGAAGCCACCGGTAGCCAGTATCGCATCGGGCCGGAAGCGTCGGATGACGCCGATTGCCTGCCCGAAGCCGGCCGCCAGGCGCAACGCGTTCGGCGCCGCCTGCCGCCAGCCCACACCGTGCAGTCCGCCGCCGCTGATCGCCTGGTACGGCAGCTTCTCGCGGGCGGTCAACTCCTGCTCGACGCCGGATCCGCCGACAAACAGCCATTGCGTGCCGGGCATGACGGCGCGCACGGCCAGCAGCGGGTACACATGCCCGCCGGTGCCGCCGCCGCACAGCATGACGCGGCGCGGCCCCGCCGCGTGGCTCACTCCGCGTGTGCCGGGGCGGCCGGCCGGCCCACCGATGCCGCCATACGCGCGTTCGGCTGGTGTACCCGCGGGGCCGACAGCGCAATATTGAGCAGGATGCCGATTCCGGTCATCTCCGCGACGAGCGCCGACCCGCCGAGCGAGATAAACGGCAGCGGAATGCCGGTGAACGGCACGGTCGACGTGGCACTCGCGATGTTCAGCAGCGCCTGCACGCCGATCCAGAGCGCGATGCCCATACCCAGCAGCCGTCCAAACAGATCCGGCGCGTTCAGGGCGATCGTCATGCAGCGCCACGTCAGGAACGCAAACAGCACGACGATGACCGCGCAGCCGACGAATCCGAAGTCGTTGCCGATGACGGCGAAGATCGCGTCAGTGTGCGATGCCGGCAGGTATTCCACCGTCTTGGAGAGCGTGCCAAAGCCGTTGCCGGTCAGACCGCCGTTGCTCAGGGCGATCAGCATCTGGTAGATCTGGTAGCCGTCGCCCGTGCGGTCTTTCAGTGGTTCCAGGAACCGCATGAAGCGCGCCACGCGCCACGGCTCGGACACCAGCAGCGCGAAGACCAGCGCCGCCATGATACCGCCCAGGGTGCCAAACTGCGACAGGGGGGCGCCGGCGATGAAGAACATGCCCATGGCCGTGGTCACGATCACGATACTGGTGCTCAGGTCGGGCTGCAAGGCGATCAAGCCGGCGCTCACGCCGATGATGAACAGGAATGGAATAAAGCCATCGACGATAGTGTTCAGCCGGCTATGGCGCTTGGTCAGCCAGTGACTAACATAGATGATGACGATCAGTTTGGCCCACTCGCTGGGCTGTATCGATGCGTTATCGGTCAACCAGCGGCGCGCGCCATTGGTCAGCGCGCCAAACACGAGCACCAGCAGCAGGATGAACATGATGCCCAGCGCCAGCGGTACCGACAGCCGCTGTAACTTTGCGTACGGAAACTGGCTGGCCATGAGCATGCCGACGGTTCCGATGACGGCCCACATCATTTGGCGCTTCAGAAAGAACATCGCGTCGTCGTATGCGCTATACGCCCACTGGTGGCTTGAACTGTATACCGTGGGCACGCCGATGGCGATCAGCGCGAACACAAAGATCAGTAACCAGCGGTCAAAGTTTAGGCGGATGCCGAATGGCAAGCGGGATGGCATCGTGTTCACTCCTGGCCCAGGCCCATTACCAGCGCACGGAACTGATCGCCACGATCAAACTCGTTCTGGAACATGCCAAACGACGCGCAGGCCGGCGAGAACAAGACGGTGTCCCCGGGCTGTGCCACGGCGAACGCGTCCTGCACGGCATCGGCCAGCGCCTTGTACCGTCCGAGAATGCGCGTCCCGCCGCCGCCGAAGCGAATCATGGAGTCGAGCATGTAGTGTGCTTCGCCTTCAAGCAGCAACATGAGCTTGGCGCGCACCGAAAGGGAGCGGCCGAGCGCTTCGAAGTCCAGCTTCTTGTCCGAGCCGCCGCCGATCCAGATGATGTTTTCGCCCACGGCCTTGAGCGCCGCGATCGCCGCCGCCGGGGCGGTGGCTGTCGAGTCATTGATCCAGCGCACGCCGTTCAACTCGCGGACCAGCTCCATGCGGTGCGGCACGCCGTGGAACGCGCGCAGCGCGGGCTGAATCTGCGCCGGGCTGGCGCCCGCATCGAGTGCGAGCGCAACTGCGGCCAGCGCGTTTTCCACGTTGTGGTCGCCGGGCAGCTGCAAATCAGTGCGGCGGGCTATCACCTCGACCTGTCCGCCCGCCTGGCGCACGATGTCGTCGCCGAGCAGATAGACGCCGTCGATCGGTTGCGTGCGGCTGAACCAGGCAACGCGCGCCGGCGCCTGGTCGGCCCATTCACGCCCCTGTTTCTGGTCGGCGTTCAGCACGACGACGTCGCCGGGCTGCTGGTACTTGAAGATGAGCGCCTTGGCGTCCGCGTACTCGCCCATGTTCGCGTACCGGTTCAGGTGGTCGGGATGCAGGTTCGTGATGCAGGCCCGGTGCGGGCTGGTCTGCAAATCGGCCAGCCCTTCGCACTGCCACGACGACATTTCAAGCACGACCGGTGTGGTGGCATCGATCTGGTCGAGTGTATCGAGCGCCGAGACGCGCAGGTTGCCGGCGACAACGGTGCGCGGGTCCATCGCCTTGAAGATCTCGCCGACGAGCAGCGCGGTCGTCGTTTTGCCTTTGGTGCCGGTCACCGCGGTGATCGGGGCCGGGCAGGCGCGGAGGAAGAGACCGATCTCCATCTCGATCGGCACGCCGCGCGCGCGCGCTTCCTGCAGCAGTGCGTGCTCGCGCGGCACGCCGGGATTGCGGACGATCAGATCGGCCTGCGCGAAATCGGATGCCCGGTGTTCGCCCAGCACATAGTCAATCGGCAGTCCGGCCAGCGCGTCGAGCGACTCGCGCAGGTCCGCTTCGCTTTTTAGATCGGTGACGGTAACGCGCGCGCCATACCGGGCCAGAAAGCGCGCCACACCGACACCACCGCCGTGCATGCCCAGTCCCATGACCAGGGCGCGCTTACCTGCCAGATCAATCATAGGTCGCTCGTCCGCCTCATTACAGCAATGCCAGCGCGATGCCCGCCATCGCGCACAGGATGCCCGCCAGCCAGAAGCGCTGCGTGATGTGCGTCTCGCTCCAGCCAGTCAGCACGAAGTGATTGTGCAGCGGCGACATCTTGAACAGCCGCTTGCCGCGCGTGAGCTTGAAGTACGCGATCTGCAAGACCACGCAGCCCAGTTCGGCTACGAAGATGCCGCCCACAATGGGATAGAGCAGCCACTGCCCGGTCATGAGCGCGACGGTGCCCAGCGTGCCGCCCAGTGCGACCGAGCCGGTGCCGCCCATAAACATCTCGGCCGGGTAGGCGTTAAACCACAGGAACGCCAGCAGGGCGCCGACCATGATAAAGCAGAACGTCGCCAGCCAGCCCTGCCCCTGCAGGTAGGCGATAATGGCGTAGGCGGCGAACGCTACCGCGCTCGTCGTGCCGGCCAGCCCGTCGAGCCCGTCGGTCACATTGACGGCGTTGGCGCTGGCGACGATGATAAAGATCGCGATCGGCAGCCAGAAGATGCCGAGATCGATCTTCTCTCGGATGCCCGGCAGCGCAACGCTGTTCAACTGTGGCGGGCCGAAAAAAAGAATGCCCGCGATGATTGCGGCGATCGCGATCTGCAGCGGAAATTGCTCCCGCGCTTTCAATCCGCGCACGCCATTGGCCCGCGGCCGCACGACCAGGTAATCGTCCACCATGCCGAAGATGCCGAATGCCAGCAGGGCGAACAGCGGCACGACAATCGACCGCCCGACGAACACTTGCCGTGCGATGCCAAGTTCGGCCAGCAACGCCTGACCGAACGACGTGCTCGACAGCAATTGCACCAGGTTGACCGCCAGCGTTAGCACGACCACGGGTACGATGATCATCAGCCCGCCCATCACCGGCGTTCCCATTTTGGATTGGTGTGTGCTGGGGCCCTCGACCCGGATTGTTTGTCCGATGCGGTTGCGCCGCAACAGGCGGATCAGAGGCGGGCCCCAGATCACGGCAAGCAGGAACGAGACGGTCGCCAGCGTTAACGAGTAGGCCATGGTACACGAGCCAACGACTCCGGCGGGGCGCAGCGCGCCTTAGTGGCCGTGGTGACGATGCACGGATAGTTGTGTGACGACATCTTCCATTGCCATGCCGCGCGAGCCTTTGACCAGCACCATATCGCCGGCCTGCAGCAACTCGCGCAGGAGGGCGACGGCGGCCGTCTTGTCGGCGCAGAAGTACACGCGCGAGCGATCCATACCCTCGTCGATCGCGCATGCGCCGATCGTGCGCGCGCGACTGCCGACCGCCACGACGATATCGGCCACCTCGGCGGCGCGGCGCCCGACCAGTTCGTGCGCCTCGCGCTCGTAGTCGCCGAGTTCCAGCATATCGGCGAGCACGGCGATCTTGCGGCCTTCCAGTTCGCTCAACAGATTGAGCGCCGCGATGCAGGACGTCGGGCTGGCGTTATACGTGTCGTCGATGAGCGTGGCATCGTTGATGGCCCCGACCGCTGCCAGCCGCAGTTGGCCCGACACGTCTTGCAGGCCGCCGATGATCTCTTCCCAGTCCATGCCTTCGGCAATCCCGACGGCTGCGGCGGCCAATGCCGTGTGTACGCTGTGCCGGCCCAGAAGCGGCACGGTAACGTGCAAGCGGGTGGAGCCATGGTGTACCCAGAAACGGGTGCCCTTAAGCCCAAGCCCCTCGACGTCGCCGGCCCACAGATCGTTGGCCGGGTCCAGCCCGTAAGTTATCACCCGTGCCGCCGTAACGTGGCGCATCGGGCTGACCAGCGGGTCGTCGCCGTTCAGCACGGCCCAGCCATCGGCAGGCAGCGCGCGCGGCAGTTCGGCCTTGGCCTGCGCGATCCGCTCGATGCTGCCGAGCCGCTCGAGGTGCGACGGGCCGACATTGGTCACAACGCCGATGTGCGGTTGCGCAATTTCGGCCAGCCGGGTGATCTCGCCGAGATCGTACATGCCCATCTCGAAAACGGCGCGCTCCGGGCGGCTGTCCATCGCCAGCAGCGCCAGCGGCAGACCCGACTCGCTGTTCAGATTGCCCGCACTCTTGTACGTGCGGAAGCGCCGGCCGAGCACAGCGGCGATCGTTTCTTTCGTGATCGTCTTGCCCACGCTGCCGGTCACGCCAATGACCTGCAGCGCAAATCGCCGGCGCCACCAGGCCGCGATGTCCTGGAAGGCGCGCAGGCTGCTGGGTGCCAGCACGATAGCCGGCAACTGCAAAACGGCCTGGGTTGTCACGGCACCCAGGTCGATAAGCGCGGCGGCGAGTGGTTCGGGCAGGCGGGAACGCTCGGCCAGCACCACCTGAGCGCCGCGCGATAGCGCATCGCCGATGTGCCGGTGGCCGTCGGTCTGCTCGCCCGGCAACGCCACGAACGCCGACCCTGGCACGCACTGGCGCGAATCGACGTGCCATGCCGCGATGCTGTGCGCGGCCCAGGCTGCGGGGCGCTTTCCCGTCAGCGCTTCAGCAACGTCGGCCAGCGTTAGCATCAGGTCTCGAAAGCGATGCCGGTTAGCGGTTGACGGCCTTGCTGCCGATATCGAGCATGGTGACGAGCTTCCTGGCAATCTCGCGAAAGACCGGGCCGGCAGTGTCGGAACCGTACTGGCTGGTCTGCGGCCGATCCAGCTTGACGAGCATGACAAAACGCGGCGCCTCGACCGGCGCCCAGCCGACAAACGACGCGATGGTTGCGTTTTCGTCGTATCTTTGGGTGACCGGATTCACCACGCTGGCCGTGCCCGTCTTGCCGGCGACGCGCATTCCGGGAACCTGCACCGGAATGTTCTCTTTCTCAAGTGCGTTGGCCAGCATGCCTGCCAGCGTGTGCGCGGTGTCGCTGGACACCACGCTGCGCACGCGCACCGGCGCGACGGTGCGCGCCTGACCCTGGCCGAGAACGGTGTCGGCCAGATACGGCTTCATCAGCACGCCGTCATTTGCAATCACCGCGGCCATCATCGCCACTTGCAGCGGCGTCGCCGTCATGCCCTGGCCGAACGAGTTGGTGCCGAGGTCGGAT from Chloroflexota bacterium includes:
- a CDS encoding UDP-N-acetylglucosamine--N-acetylmuramyl-(pentapeptide) pyrophosphoryl-undecaprenol N-acetylglucosamine transferase, which encodes MLCGGGTGGHVYPLLAVRAVMPGTQWLFVGGSGVEQELTAREKLPYQAISGGGLHGVGWRQAAPNALRLAAGFGQAIGVIRRFRPDAILATGGFITVPIACAARMLGVPLVVYLPDIEPALSVRVLGRLATRVAATAGESQAYFAPRKFVVTGYPLRPELLAAAGRPRSVARQAFGAADDSLVVLVFGGSRGARSLNRAVIANAARLLERVEIIHISGSGDWPAVEAAHAALTEAQRRRYHIYSYLHAEMGDALAAADLVVSRAGASVLGEFPLFGLPAVLAPYPHAWRYQKVNADYLAKHGAAVIVRDEQLGDELSPVVERLAGDPAALDAMRRQARSLARPDAAAQIAQVTQACMRRA
- a CDS encoding cell division protein FtsW yields the protein MPSRLPFGIRLNFDRWLLIFVFALIAIGVPTVYSSSHQWAYSAYDDAMFFLKRQMMWAVIGTVGMLMASQFPYAKLQRLSVPLALGIMFILLLVLVFGALTNGARRWLTDNASIQPSEWAKLIVIIYVSHWLTKRHSRLNTIVDGFIPFLFIIGVSAGLIALQPDLSTSIVIVTTAMGMFFIAGAPLSQFGTLGGIMAALVFALLVSEPWRVARFMRFLEPLKDRTGDGYQIYQMLIALSNGGLTGNGFGTLSKTVEYLPASHTDAIFAVIGNDFGFVGCAVIVVLFAFLTWRCMTIALNAPDLFGRLLGMGIALWIGVQALLNIASATSTVPFTGIPLPFISLGGSALVAEMTGIGILLNIALSAPRVHQPNARMAASVGRPAAPAHAE
- a CDS encoding UDP-N-acetylmuramoyl-tripeptide--D-alanyl-D-alanine ligase, producing the protein MLTLADVAEALTGKRPAAWAAHSIAAWHVDSRQCVPGSAFVALPGEQTDGHRHIGDALSRGAQVVLAERSRLPEPLAAALIDLGAVTTQAVLQLPAIVLAPSSLRAFQDIAAWWRRRFALQVIGVTGSVGKTITKETIAAVLGRRFRTYKSAGNLNSESGLPLALLAMDSRPERAVFEMGMYDLGEITRLAEIAQPHIGVVTNVGPSHLERLGSIERIAQAKAELPRALPADGWAVLNGDDPLVSPMRHVTAARVITYGLDPANDLWAGDVEGLGLKGTRFWVHHGSTRLHVTVPLLGRHSVHTALAAAAVGIAEGMDWEEIIGGLQDVSGQLRLAAVGAINDATLIDDTYNASPTSCIAALNLLSELEGRKIAVLADMLELGDYEREAHELVGRRAAEVADIVVAVGSRARTIGACAIDEGMDRSRVYFCADKTAAVALLRELLQAGDMVLVKGSRGMAMEDVVTQLSVHRHHGH
- the murD gene encoding UDP-N-acetylmuramoyl-L-alanine--D-glutamate ligase translates to MDLAGKRALVMGLGMHGGGVGVARFLARYGARVTVTDLKSEADLRESLDALAGLPIDYVLGEHRASDFAQADLIVRNPGVPREHALLQEARARGVPIEMEIGLFLRACPAPITAVTGTKGKTTTALLVGEIFKAMDPRTVVAGNLRVSALDTLDQIDATTPVVLEMSSWQCEGLADLQTSPHRACITNLHPDHLNRYANMGEYADAKALIFKYQQPGDVVVLNADQKQGREWADQAPARVAWFSRTQPIDGVYLLGDDIVRQAGGQVEVIARRTDLQLPGDHNVENALAAVALALDAGASPAQIQPALRAFHGVPHRMELVRELNGVRWINDSTATAPAAAIAALKAVGENIIWIGGGSDKKLDFEALGRSLSVRAKLMLLLEGEAHYMLDSMIRFGGGGTRILGRYKALADAVQDAFAVAQPGDTVLFSPACASFGMFQNEFDRGDQFRALVMGLGQE
- a CDS encoding phospho-N-acetylmuramoyl-pentapeptide-transferase translates to MAYSLTLATVSFLLAVIWGPPLIRLLRRNRIGQTIRVEGPSTHQSKMGTPVMGGLMIIVPVVVLTLAVNLVQLLSSTSFGQALLAELGIARQVFVGRSIVVPLFALLAFGIFGMVDDYLVVRPRANGVRGLKAREQFPLQIAIAAIIAGILFFGPPQLNSVALPGIREKIDLGIFWLPIAIFIIVASANAVNVTDGLDGLAGTTSAVAFAAYAIIAYLQGQGWLATFCFIMVGALLAFLWFNAYPAEMFMGGTGSVALGGTLGTVALMTGQWLLYPIVGGIFVAELGCVVLQIAYFKLTRGKRLFKMSPLHNHFVLTGWSETHITQRFWLAGILCAMAGIALALL